The following DNA comes from Methanomassiliicoccales archaeon LGM-DZ1.
CCCGCTCAGAGGGGCCGACATGGCCGCCGCCCGGTACGGGAAGTTCGCCGTCACCGTGGCCAACCCCCACGATGCAGCGGCCATCAGGAAGAGATACGGGGACAGGGCGGTTGTGGCGGCCGTCCACAGCAGTGCCATAGGGCCCAAGGGCGCACAGCTGTACTTCGACAACTGCGACCTCGTGACCGCATGTGCCAGCGCCCCGATCCGCAAAGAGGCCGGCAGCCGCGACATAGTCGTCGCCGGCAACAAGGTCGAGATCTACGGCGTCACCGACATCGGGAAGAAGCTGGTTATCGACAAGCTCGCGTCCCTGGGCAGGAAGCCGTATGACGGCGGGCCCCTGGACGAGCCCCGCCCGCTCCTCAACGCCGACCTGCTGTCCGGCGACGAGTGACCGGAAAACCCCATCCTTCCGCCCGGTGCCCTCAGGCGCCGGGCCTCATTTCTTCTTCGGCGGATCGCCGAACTTCTCCTTCAGCGCCTTCTCGGTCAGGAAGATAGGCACCATCAGGGCAACGGATTCGGCGATCACGACGGCCAGCATCATCATGGATATCCCGTACTCGTCGGAGTCCATCACCGGGATCATCGAGACCGTGGCCGGAAGCAGCATGACGAGACCCAGCCACTCCATCTTATTCCCGGAGTACACCTGGGCGAACTTCCAGGATTCGATCGTCCTCATGGAGCGCCGCGTGCGGTAGCCGAAGAAGTGATTGGGCTCTTTGGGCGGATGGGCCGCCAGGAAATGCCCGAGGGCGGCCATGATGCAGGGCGTGAGGACCGCTATGAAAAGCGCGAACCACCAGAAAGGGCTCATGCATTCGCATCGGAGTATGATTATAAAACCGCGCCATCTCGGCGGGAACAGGATCATGCAGGACGGACGCCCGGAAGGACCGGGCCGCCGAAAGACCCAGATCCCTGCCGGCACGGATTTCCGCCTTACAGTTTCGCGCCGATGTACCTCTTGGGCAGCACGTATATCTCCCCGTCCTCGTCGAGACCGACGCGGGCATCGACCTCGTAGACATCGCGGATGAGCTGCGGGGTGATGACCTTCTTCGGGTCCCCGATGGTCATGATCCTGCCCTTCTTCATGATGATGCAGACGTCGCAGTAGCGCGCCATCAGGGAGATGTCGTGCTCCGCCACCATGACGGTCATGTCCGTGCGCGCCATGGACTGAAGATATTCCATCACGTCCAGCTTGTACTTCATGTCGAGGTGCGAGGTCGGCTCGTCCACCAGCATGAGCTTCGGCTCCTGGACGTACGCTTTGGCTATGAGCGCCCTCTGGCGCTCCCCGGACGAGAGCTTGCTCACCTGGTTGCGGCGGAGATCGTCGAGCCCGAAGGTCCTGAGCGCCTCCCTCACCTTGGCCTCATCCTCCTCGGTCTCCCACCACAGGCGGTCCACGAAGGGATAGCGCCCCAGCATGACCATGTCCATCACCGACATGCCGAAGGTCTGCCCGGCCTCCGCCGGGACGGACGCCACCAGCTTGGCGATCTCCGACGGGTGCATGGAGCCCACGTCGTTGCCGTCGATGGTTATGGTGCCGGAGGTCATCTGGTTGATCTTGCAGATGCACTTCATCATGGTCGATTTCCCGCACCCGTTGGGCCCGATGAGGCCCACCAGGCGGCCTTTGCCGAGACTGAAGTTGATGTTGTCCAGCGCCCTGAAGTCGCCGAAATCCATGCACAGCCCCTCTATCTTGAGCAGGTCGCCCTCCCAGTATCTGCCGCTGTCCTCATCCATTGTAACTGCGCCCCTTGGTCATCAGCATGTACGCGAATATCGGCGTCCCGATCATGGCCGTGATGGCCCCGACGGGCAGCTCGATGGGCGAGAGCACCGTCCTGGCTATCAGGTCCGCGAACAGCATCAGCATCGCGCCCAGGACTATCGACGCCGGCATGATGAGACGATGGTCGCTCCCCAGTGCCATCCTGCAGGCATGGGGGATGACGAGCCCGACGAACCCGATGATCCCGCAGAAGGCCACGCAGAGGGCGGTGAGAACCGATGCGATCACCATCATGCAGCGCTTGAACCTCTTCACGTTGAGGCCCAGCTGCTTGGCCTGGTCCTCCCCCATCATGAAGAGGTTGAACTCGCGGGCCCACAGCATGGATATCAACGACACGCCCATCACCGGGATGAACACCAGCCAAGCGTTCTCCCAGGTGATGTTGGCGAACGACCCGAACAGCCACCACATGGCGTTGGTGATGTTGTCCTGCCCCAGGGACAGGAAGATGGTCTGGAAAGAGGAGAAGGCGAACCCGACTATGGTCCCGGCGAGGATGTAATTGGTGGCGGAGCCTCCCGCCCCCTCGGCCACCAGCATGGTTATGCCGAAGGCCGCGATCCCTCCGACGATGGCCGCGATGGGTATCAGGTAAAGGTTGCTGTTGGGAAGGAACGAGACCGATATCTCCAATGCCACGATGGCTATCGCCAGGCATCCGGCTCCCGAGGACACGCCGGTTATGTAGGGGTCCACCAGGGGGTTGCGTATCAGCGCCTGGTACATGCATCCGGCGATGGACAGACCCGAGCCCACGGCTATGGCCGCGATGGCCCTCGGGAGCCTGGCCTGGTAGATGTAGAGCTCGGTGGTATCGAGGTCCTCCCCGTGCTTCTGGACCGAGGAGATGAGGGCGGAGACCGCATCGCCGACAGAGATTATCCCTCCGGAGGAGATGGATATGGAGATCAGGAAGGCTATGACCGACATGGCTATGCCGAACATGACGATGACCGCGACCGCCTCTTCTTGCGCTTTATCTCGCTCTCATCGTCGCGCTTGGTCATCAGGTGCAGGAGCCCTTCGTAACCTTCGCGCAGACGCCTGCCTTTTTTCTCTCCGCTCAAACGAACATCACCTTTCACCTTCAATAGAACTTGATCAGGAATAGGATGCAGACCGCGGCCGCAACCGCCAGCACTCCCCACGTCCAATCCAGGCCGTTCTCCATCTCGACATGGCCTTCGTCGCCCCAGGCCCGCCCCGCCACTTCGGAGATGCAGTAAATCGCCCCGTAGTCGTTGCCCACGTAGAGCTTCCCGTCGATGACCGTTACCGAATCCATGGAATACGAGTCATCCGAATACGGGGAAAGCTGCATCTTCCACAGTCTCTCTCCGGTGTCAGCGGAGTAAGCAGCCACACCTCCGCCTGTAGGCCAGAAGGAACCCGCTGAGTAGTCTGTGGCGTAAACGACGCCATCAGCCAGGGTAAGGGCCCCCTTGACTAGAGATGAAATAGACGACCATACGACCTTCCCGTCCATGTCGAAGCAGCAGATCTGCCCGGTCAGTTCCACGGACGTCCCCTTCCGCCATGGATACAGAGCCCCGGATGGCGGCTGCCGACCGCGGGTCGTTCGCATCGACGTCCCATTCGGGGGCCATCAGGAGCCTTCCGCCGCGCATTATCCAAGTGGTGCATCCCGAACCTCCCGAACGGATGCCTGCGTCGCGCTGGGCGGTCCCGCTGCCGACCCTCCCGGCGGCCCCCGAGACGATCAGCGAGAAAGAGTATCCCCCGATGACGCACCCCGGGGCGGACACATCTGCGAAACGGATCCCCATGGCATCGACCATGTTCCGGCCTGCAGGCCTTATGGATATCCCGAACCTCCCGACATCCACGAGCCCGTAACTCCTCATCAGCTCGACGAGCCTGCGCATGCTCCCCTCACCTATCTCCAGGGTTGCGCACGCCTCCGAACGGCTGACGGCCCTGCCGTTCCATATCATCTTCAGGAGCCCTATGACGTCCGAATCATCGAAACGGGCCGATGCCCCCTTCTTCACCGTTTCAATGATCAGCATCTGCGCCGCTCCTCCCAGAGTCCGAGCGGAACCTCCATACGTCTTCCCCGAAGCGAGAGCGCACGACGGACATCACTTTGAACAGAGGGCGCCCGGTCTCGCAAGCGATGTCGATGCAGCCCTCGCCCCTGAGATAGCGCTTCTCGATCCAGCGGTCCACCGTCTCATCGCTCCAGATGCCGGCCTCGGCCGGGACCCCCGGCGGCGGCCCGATATTCCACCGCTCCGATTTGCATCTGGGGCATTTCACCGGGCCTCCCTGCCTGCGGGGCTCCCATTCGTATCCGCAGACGCGGCAGACGCATCTCTCCGCAGGGACATTCCAAGAATAGGATCCGCATTTGGGGCATTTCTTCGGCTCCGGACCCCGGCTCTCCCATCTGTGCCCGCAGCGAAGGCATGTGCGCCGCGCAGGGGCTTGAACGGCTGCGAAGCGCCTGCCGCAGTAAGGGCATACGCAGATGCCGTCCGCACCTATCTCGGAACGGGACAGGGACCCCTCGGAAACGGGAGCATCTGAGTTGGACATATATTCCAACATAACGCAAGCCGATATGTAACTTATCTCTCGGACGGCCGCCAATGCGAATGCCCGACATCTGCCCGATCGCATCATCGTCGAAGCCGTTTAGATAAAGGCGAGGGATTGAGAGTGATGGGCATTCAAGCTCTCTTTCTTTTGTCAAGGCCCGCATAGATGCTCCCGATGGTTCAATTCTCTGCACGGAAATCAGAATTAATTGGCTCTATGTGCGCCATCATCAAGCCGTTCGCGCTGAAACAGAACGCTCTGCGCAATCCTGCAGAGATCTGGAATTTATTGACTGAACCATGGAGAGAAGAATACGCGAAAAACGATGATGATGGTTTTAACAGGATCGTATCCGACCTCTGCATCAAACTGAAATGAGGCTCCGACCGGGGCCCCGCCGATAGCGGAGCGCCGTCAGTCGCGGAGGCAGCCTATAGGGACCACCGCAACACCGTCTGAGCGCATATAGGCCTGATTACCGCCGGTCAGCACCATCTTGAAGCTCGGAAGCTTCAAGCCTTTCTCTCTGACGAGTTCCTCGATCCTGCACAGGTGCATGGCGCCCTCGTCTATCTCCCTGCTGCCAAGCTTCACTTCTGCAAGAGCATAGCGCCCGTCGTCCAGATGTATCACGGCATCGGCTTCGAGGCCGTACCGGTCATGATAATAGCTGATATCCCCCCTGAGGGCGGATGAATATACCTTGAGGTCGCGTATGCACATGCTTTCGAAGAGGAATCCGAAAGTGTTGAAATCCTCGATGAAGTTGTCCGGCGTTATACCCAGATAATAGGCTGCGATCGACGGATCCGTCAGGTTTCTCTTTTCCGACGCTCTGATGGCCGATTTCGATCTGATTGCCGGATTCCAGGCAGGAACATCGGAGATCAGGTAAGCGTTCCTCAGGGCCTTGATGTGCGCATGGAATCTGTCATCGGAGAGGGCGATTCCGGCATTCTGAACATCTCTGTATATCGCCTGAAGAGAGGCCATGGTGCAGATGTTCCTGGAATACGACCGGATTATGCTTTCGGCAAGATGCACATCCTTGTTGTATCTGCCCGTGCTGAAATCCTCTCCTTCGAAGATCTCTTTCAGATAACCTGCCATTCTGTCTCTGCATATTTCTTGGCTGAGACCGAGGTTGGCAGGCCATCCTCCGCGGCAGATGCATTCTGCCAGTTTCCTAACCGTGAGTTCTGTGGTTGCTCCTCTGAGATCGGCCGTTCCGGAGAACAGGTCCCTGAGGGACACGGTCCCGTTGGATTCTCCTGATTCGAAAAGGCTCATAGGATACATATCCAGGAACCCGAATCTGCCGGCACCGCTGTGCTTCATTGAACCTTCCTTGGGAGCACTGGATCCGGTGAGTATGAACTGACCCACGTCGTTCCGTTCGTCCACTTCATAACGGACAGAATCCCAGATTTGCGGATACTCCTGCCATTCATCGATCAACCTTGGGGTCGGCCCGTCGAGAATCAGGGAGAGATCGGTATCTGCCGCCTTCAGATATGCCTTGGCATCCTTGCCCTGCATCAGGATCCTGCTCTTCGCATATCTCGATGCGGTGGTGGTCTTGCCGCACCATTTCGGCCCTCTGAGGCAGATGGCTCCGAAAGCATTCAGCTGGTTTTCGAAACGTTCATCGATGACCCTGCGGAGATACTTTTCAGGCACGAATTCCCCCATGCATAGCCAGTATATTGATTGCGGTAATTTGCTGTATTCTCTGCGGTTATTTTGTGGTATTTTCTGCGGTGTTTTTGCGATGAATTCGATGCCTATGAGATGCCCAGATCAAGGAAAACAGTAATGCTCGGTCATGAAAAACCTCAGCAATGCTCGGAACTGAGCAAAATGATAAGATGCAAAATGTGCCGGGCCCGTTCAGTAGGTCTCGAGGACGAGATGGGTCCCCGACCTCAGGTAGATCAGGGGGATGAGAAGCTTCCTGGCGCGGCGCCGGAGCTCCTTGTCGTTGGTGAGGATGTAGGCATGCTCCCTCTGGGCGACCTCGAGGACGGAATCGTCCCCGTGCGCCTCCGAGGGCACGATCTCCCTGGACCTCGCCAGCGCCAGGGCCGCCTTCGCCCACTTGCTGTCGAGGTGCTTGAGCTCGCCCACCAAAGGCCCGGGGACGACGAAACGGACGTCCCCGAGGAGGCCGGACACCTCGGCATCGAGGTTGATGCCGATCTCGAACGGCATCAGCAGGGCATTGGTGTCCAGCACTACGGTCTGCATCGGCTCACTGTTCGATCACGCCGTAGCCGATGAGGCGCCACTTGTTGGAGATCCTCCTTGAGATGGCGACCCTCTGGCCCGGCAGGATGCAGACGGGGAGTTTGAGGACGACGTCGGCCTCGCCCTTGCGGGCGCTCCTGACGACGCCGACGGTGGTGGCGATGCCGACGCTCAGCATCAGCGGCTCGCTGCTCTTGATCTCGTCGACGTTGAGCTCGTCGGCGGCGCCGACGACGCGGTCCATCAGGGTGATCTTCATCGTGAAGGAGCTGACCACCTTGGGGGTCTTGCCGGGGAACCCGATGACCTTGCCGGTGAGGCCGTCCGATTTGGTGATGGACGGGTCGAGCTCGGTCCCGAGGGCGATGAGGCCTCCGGGGACGACGGACTTGACCGCCCTCTCGCCGGCCTCGAGGGAGACGATCTTCGCGATGATCTTCTCGTAGGTGACCTTCTTGTCGGGGGCGACGACGCGCCTGCCGGGGACGATCTCGATCTCATCGCCGATCTTCAGCTTCCCCTGGACGAGGGTGCCGCCGATGACGCCGCCCTTGATGTCCTCGGGCACGGTACCGGGGGAGTTGATGTCGAACGACCTCGCGACGTACATGATGGGGTCCGCATCTGGATCCCTCTTCACCTTCGAGACGATGGTCTTCTCGATGGCCTCGATCAGGAGGTCGATGTTCACGCCGCGGTTGGCGGACACAGGGACGATGGGGGCGTTCTCGGCGACGGTGCCTTTGACGAACTCCTTGATCTCCCTGTAGTTCTGCATCGCCTGCTCGCGGGTGACGATGTCGATCTTGTTCTGGACGATGACGATCTTGTCGATGCCGATGATCGAGAGCGCCATGAGGTGCTCCCTGGTCTGGGGCTGGGGGCAGTGCTCGTTGGCGGCGACCAGGAGCAGGGCCCCGTCCATCAGGGCGGCGCCCGAGAGCATGGTGGCCATCAGGGTCTCGTGCCCCGGAGCGTCCACGAAGGAGACCGCCCTCAGGAACTCAGTGTCCGCGCCGCACACAGGGCACTTCTTCTTGGTGCTGTACGCGGCCGCTCCCTGGCAGTTCGGGCACTTGTAGAACGCGACATCGGCATAGCCGAGGCGGATGGAGATGCCCCTCTTGATCTCCTCGGAATGGCGGTCGGTCCACTCGCCGGAAAGCGCCTTGGTGAGGGTCGTCTTCCCGTGGTCGACGTGGCCGATCATCCCGATGTTGATCTCGGGCTGCTTGGGGACCTTCATTCTTCCTTCTTCTCGCTGGGCGCGAGAAGCTCCTCGACGGGCT
Coding sequences within:
- a CDS encoding iron ABC transporter permease, with the translated sequence MFGIAMSVIAFLISISISSGGIISVGDAVSALISSVQKHGEDLDTTELYIYQARLPRAIAAIAVGSGLSIAGCMYQALIRNPLVDPYITGVSSGAGCLAIAIVALEISVSFLPNSNLYLIPIAAIVGGIAAFGITMLVAEGAGGSATNYILAGTIVGFAFSSFQTIFLSLGQDNITNAMWWLFGSFANITWENAWLVFIPVMGVSLISMLWAREFNLFMMGEDQAKQLGLNVKRFKRCMMVIASVLTALCVAFCGIIGFVGLVIPHACRMALGSDHRLIMPASIVLGAMLMLFADLIARTVLSPIELPVGAITAMIGTPIFAYMLMTKGRSYNG
- a CDS encoding DUF4143 domain-containing protein; the protein is MPEKYLRRVIDERFENQLNAFGAICLRGPKWCGKTTTASRYAKSRILMQGKDAKAYLKAADTDLSLILDGPTPRLIDEWQEYPQIWDSVRYEVDERNDVGQFILTGSSAPKEGSMKHSGAGRFGFLDMYPMSLFESGESNGTVSLRDLFSGTADLRGATTELTVRKLAECICRGGWPANLGLSQEICRDRMAGYLKEIFEGEDFSTGRYNKDVHLAESIIRSYSRNICTMASLQAIYRDVQNAGIALSDDRFHAHIKALRNAYLISDVPAWNPAIRSKSAIRASEKRNLTDPSIAAYYLGITPDNFIEDFNTFGFLFESMCIRDLKVYSSALRGDISYYHDRYGLEADAVIHLDDGRYALAEVKLGSREIDEGAMHLCRIEELVREKGLKLPSFKMVLTGGNQAYMRSDGVAVVPIGCLRD
- a CDS encoding ABC transporter ATP-binding protein encodes the protein MDEDSGRYWEGDLLKIEGLCMDFGDFRALDNINFSLGKGRLVGLIGPNGCGKSTMMKCICKINQMTSGTITIDGNDVGSMHPSEIAKLVASVPAEAGQTFGMSVMDMVMLGRYPFVDRLWWETEEDEAKVREALRTFGLDDLRRNQVSKLSSGERQRALIAKAYVQEPKLMLVDEPTSHLDMKYKLDVMEYLQSMARTDMTVMVAEHDISLMARYCDVCIIMKKGRIMTIGDPKKVITPQLIRDVYEVDARVGLDEDGEIYVLPKRYIGAKL
- a CDS encoding translation initiation factor IF-2 subunit gamma; this translates as MKVPKQPEINIGMIGHVDHGKTTLTKALSGEWTDRHSEEIKRGISIRLGYADVAFYKCPNCQGAAAYSTKKKCPVCGADTEFLRAVSFVDAPGHETLMATMLSGAALMDGALLLVAANEHCPQPQTREHLMALSIIGIDKIVIVQNKIDIVTREQAMQNYREIKEFVKGTVAENAPIVPVSANRGVNIDLLIEAIEKTIVSKVKRDPDADPIMYVARSFDINSPGTVPEDIKGGVIGGTLVQGKLKIGDEIEIVPGRRVVAPDKKVTYEKIIAKIVSLEAGERAVKSVVPGGLIALGTELDPSITKSDGLTGKVIGFPGKTPKVVSSFTMKITLMDRVVGAADELNVDEIKSSEPLMLSVGIATTVGVVRSARKGEADVVLKLPVCILPGQRVAISRRISNKWRLIGYGVIEQ
- a CDS encoding SdpI family protein yields the protein MSPFWWFALFIAVLTPCIMAALGHFLAAHPPKEPNHFFGYRTRRSMRTIESWKFAQVYSGNKMEWLGLVMLLPATVSMIPVMDSDEYGISMMMLAVVIAESVALMVPIFLTEKALKEKFGDPPKKK
- a CDS encoding twitching motility protein PilT, which codes for MQTVVLDTNALLMPFEIGINLDAEVSGLLGDVRFVVPGPLVGELKHLDSKWAKAALALARSREIVPSEAHGDDSVLEVAQREHAYILTNDKELRRRARKLLIPLIYLRSGTHLVLETY
- a CDS encoding PQQ-binding-like beta-propeller repeat protein; this translates as MDGKVVWSSISSLVKGALTLADGVVYATDYSAGSFWPTGGGVAAYSADTGERLWKMQLSPYSDDSYSMDSVTVIDGKLYVGNDYGAIYCISEVAGRAWGDEGHVEMENGLDWTWGVLAVAAAVCILFLIKFY